A genomic segment from Cyanobacteriota bacterium encodes:
- a CDS encoding exonuclease translates to FGHSSTNLGSYYKGLVQNFKKNFKHLRTTKHTHAPVDDAIGNAEAMLKINDRFDLGLINPA, encoded by the coding sequence TTTTGGTCATAGCTCTACAAACTTGGGTTCATATTATAAAGGGCTAGTCCAAAACTTCAAAAAGAATTTTAAACACTTACGTACAACCAAACATACTCATGCACCAGTGGATGATGCAATAGGTAATGCTGAAGCAATGCTCAAAATCAATGATCGATTTGACTTAGGTCTAATCAA